A single region of the Salvelinus sp. IW2-2015 linkage group LG20, ASM291031v2, whole genome shotgun sequence genome encodes:
- the LOC111981218 gene encoding neurite extension and migration factor-like yields MDVFQEPNFSVLAPNLEQINKEDENESHIQDSNLQPDSTAVSPTANQPKGGHESERTSLNPFSPLSSTETSEPSITTTTTDDSSSIHAISLTSSCTTKEVSPWALPEDCSNKAAFTIMEIGSVSALSGGDCLMPQSRTCLGCFIETKDATEPEPGLDLXRDYDPCPVSCPDMAMQCMSSGDGIRYGDQLLSDQLLSYPEHKIRAEEKTDDEKSVEDSDSEDTTPKSIYEGLLLDKCNGEEALLANSSQDWGCFESFISESKIELLDLCSKNELSVNLFSEEDVDNYMFDDEDEDSTLGSDVCSLKIRYESFQDNVREKTNPIQEETQFNFFPSVLAKKEGEGAVKKGAEGAQVKGEIVEVWAAGEKVDKNNSSSSAEVTPNVSPESSYLFDFNNSTVDSGEYSDDSSCTGSSLDTCQTKQKHCFLSRENSSSSSQLSYGLRSKRKVRYSDDYLYDVDSIESERNTEKKDKQTVVPKKEEDDDWCPKKRRKSSRKEPPVIIKYIIINRFKGEKHMLLKLGKIDTSETTVSLSKDLVHKYQRMAPLKDYWQKRRQEMQEQRMLAAGDKNTFPNGCRRSLNSSLTKRKYRIANRVRIQRIHSVKLSPNHTDHKQEVGAAEDEAACTDMESITTTTSDCAARLDQGSVTGKSRSLEREGKRLGNKTVQIRKFKSEARLRLKRMNEAQQEVGKTVIQLQEVGPLSPNPHPDIVYSTAGSPQICDDSTVSVDPNEKSTFIPAPCSPSSTMTHPVNVNSGLHVIPGGYLQTLLEASDSSSNTGLTYYSQQHQQHPRQQFPHGFSQEENPFTNLQLAQSCVLSPPSESELQQSPSNCSNQMEPNFTHTSWQSEGKHLSFTPDIKPEPSDFSSTISLPMTNNLPLSGYSQVNVDGNRLLYDKAYLPEEPPGLDSGLQVSQSAKEEQVQFHRVTLNTENGRLASYDSMSSLSATSSNYSSMSLKSCEKESEDDVNENFLAHCSPKLVIQRSTDEITPLRESTDLLDISNFTPDKFRHSPLSEMSPPDTPNLSPQVMGTEIMESLGKAREFQGETGDMTLSATPDGTKWDCNVLPQQNHDGRAINNHQFQFHTFNDNDGTGKIDGPNVFDEQPESIGSRTKGPKSKRKATSKQKSKAPRAPKTEKNKAPRQNSSSSKKLKALLDAKANAKGEESEGLAGLSEDWPLLEEHGGGWADGNNNSPVDDDQREFEEPSNILSNIASGMAEVQRFMKVSIEPLWDPMSGLCQPPDANSLKTKTLKILAGTTANVRKKGGYTTSAVAGRGRKAAGMGAKNQAKLIPSNPFFPPLMLDCNVFNKSSLGIPGICGPAHKKMYRHKTGAKFARDENNTGKRDSSKNVALMASYEKRR; encoded by the exons ATGGATGTGTTTCAAGAACCCAACTTTTCTGTGCTGGCTCCAAACCTGGAACAGATCAACAAAGAGGATGAGAATG AATCACACATCCAGGACAGTAATCTGCAGCCAGACAGCACCGCCGTCTCACCTACAGCCAATCAACCAAAAGGAGGCCATGAGAGTGAGAGGACCTCACTGAACCCATTCTCACCCCTCAGCTCAACAGAGACCTCTGAGCCCAgcatcaccaccactaccactgaTGACTCCTCTTCCATCCACGCCATCTCCCTCACCTCCTCTTGCACAACAAAAGAGGTGAGTCCCTGGGCTCTTCCAGAGGACTGTAGTAACAAAGCAGCTTTCACAATAATGGAGATAGGGAGTGTATCAGCCCTGTCTGGAGGAGACTGCCTCATGCCACAAAGCCGCACATGCCTGGGCTGTTTCATCGAGACCAAGGACGCTACAGAGCCTGAGCCAGGGCTGGACCTGYGCCGGGACTATGACCCctgtcctgtctcctgtcctGACATGGCCATGCAGTGCATGAGTTCTGGGGATGGTATCCGCTACGGGGATCAGCTGCTCTCAGACCAGCTCCTCAGCTACCCAGAGCACAAGATCAGGGCAGAGGAGAAGACAGATGATGAGAAGTCAGTGGAGGACAGCGACTCGGAGGACACCACGCCGAAGAGTATCTACGAAGGCCTGCTCCTGGACAAGTGCAATGGTGAGGAGGCTCTACTGGCCAACTCCAGCCAGGACTGGGGCTGCTTTGAGTCCTTTATCAGCGAGAGTAAGATCGAGCTGCTGGACCTCTGCTCTAAGAACGAGCTCTCTGTCAACCTCTTCTCAGAAGAGGACGTAGACAACTACATGTTTGATGATGAGGACGAGGACTCCACCCTGGGCAGCGACGTGTGCTCGCTGAAGATCCGCTACGAGTCCTTCCAGGACAACGTCCGAGAAAAGACCAACCCCATTCAGGAGGAAACCCAGTTCAACTTCTTCCCAAGTGTCYTGGCCAAAAAGGAGGGTGAGGGAGCAGTGAAGAAGGGAGCTGAAGGAGCACAGGTGAAGGGAGAGATTGTTGAAGTCTGGGCGGCTGGAGAAAAGgttgacaaaaacaacagcagcagctcTGCTGAGGTGACGCCGAATGTCAGTCCAGAGAGCAGCTACCTGTTTGACTTCAACAATTCCACAGTGGACTCTGGAGAGTACAGCGATGACAGCTCCTGTACTGGATCCTCCCTTGACACCTGCCAGACCAAACAGAAACACTGCTTCCTCTCCAGGGAGAACTCCAGCTCCTCCAGCCAGCTGAGCTATGGGCTGAGGTCCAAGAGAAAAGTCAGATACAGCGACGACTATCTGTACGACGTGGATTCTATCGAGAGCGAGAGGAACACAGAGAAAAAAGACAAGCAGACGGTGGTCCCAAAAAAAGAGGAGGATGATGACTGGTGTCCAAAGAAGAGGAGAAAATCCTCACGAAAAGAGCCTCCGGTGATAATCAAATACATCATCATAAACCGATTTAAAGGGGAGAAGCACATGTTATTAAAGCTTGGCAAAATTGACACATCAGAGACAACAGTAAGCTTAAGTAAGGACTTAGTTCATAAGTACCAGAGAATGGCTCCTCTGAAAGACTACTGGCAAAAGAGGCGCCAGGAAATGCAGGAGCAGCGCATGCTGGCTGCTGGtgataaaaacacatttccaaatgGCTGCAGGCGTTCCCTTAATTCGAGCCTGACAAAACGAAAATACAGGATTGCAAATAGAGTCCGGATTCAAAGAATTCACTCTGTAAAGCTCTCGCCAAACCACACCGATCACAAGCAAGAGGTGGGCGCAGCTGAGGATGAAGCTGCCTGTACAGATATGGAATCTATAACAACAACGACCTCTGACTGTGCTGCTAGATTAGACCAAGGCAGTGTGACAGGAAAAAGCAGATCgctagagagggaggggaaaagacTTGGGAATAAGACTGTGCAAATAAGGAAATTTAAAAGCGAGGCCAGACTGAGGTTGAAAAGAATGAACGAGGCTCAGCAGGAGGTTGGTAAAACTGTGATACAGCTACAAGAGGTTGGCCCACTATCCCCAAATCCGCACCCTGACATAGTTTACTCCACTGCAGGCAGCCCCCAGATTTGTGATGACTCTACTGTCAGTGTCGACCCCAATGAAAAGTCCACTTTTATACCAGCCCCCTGCTCCCCTTCCAGTACAATGACCCATCCTGTAAATGTGAATAGTGGTCTACATGTCATCCCTGGAGGCTACCTGCAGACATTACTAGAGGCCTCTGACTCATCCAGTAACACTGGGCTGACATATTACTCCCAGCAGCATCAGCAGCATCCCCGACAGCAGTTTCCTCATGGCTTCTCCCAGGAGGAGAATCCATTCACTAACCTACAGCTGGCCCAGAGCTGTGTTCTATCCCCACCCTCAGAGTCTGAGCTCCAACAGTCCCCCTCTAACTGCTCCAATCAGATGGAGCCAAACTTCACTCACACATCATGGCAGTCTGAAGGTAAACATTTATCATTTACACCTGATATTAAACCTGAACCTTCTGACTTTTCCAGCACCATTTCTTTGCCAATGACAAACAACTTGCCGTTGTCAGGATATAGTCAAGTCAATGTAGATGGCAACAGACTGCTGTATGATAAGGCATATTTGCCTGAGGAGCCACCAGGACTAGACTCAGGCCtacaagtcagccagtcagctaaAGAGGAACAAGTGCAGTTCCATAGAGTCACTCTAAACACAGAGAACGGCAGGCTAGCCAGCTATGACTCTATGAGTTCACTGTCTGCCACCTCCAGCAACTACAGCTCTATGAGTCTCAAGTCCTGTGAGAAGGAGAGTGAAGACGATGTGAACGAGAACTTCTTGGCCCACTGCAGTCCCAAACTGGTGATCCAGCGAAGTACCGATGAAATCACTCCCCTCAGGGAGTCTACAGACCTACTGGACATCTCCAACTTCACCCCTGATAAGTTCAGGCACTCGCCGTTGTCAGAGATGTCGCCACCTGACACACCAAATCTCTCCCCACAGGTGATGGGGACAGAAATTATGGAAAGCCTAGGAAAGGCCAGGGAGTttcagggagagacaggagacatgACTCTCTCAGCTACACCTGATGGGACTAAGTGGGACTGTAATGTCCTGCCACAACAAAACCATGATGGCAGAGCGATAAACAATCATCAGTTCCAGTTCCATACTTTCAATGACAATGACGGCACAGGTAAGATTGATGGCCCCAACGTCTTTGATGAGCAGCCCGAATCCATCGGAAGTCGAACTAAAGGTCCCAAGTCAAAAAGGAAAGCAACCAGTAAACAGAAAAGCAAGGCTCCAAGGGCCCCCAAGACAGAGAAGAACAAAGCCCCTAGACAGAATTCTAGTTCATCCAAAAAGCTAAAAGCCCTGCTTGATGCAAAGGCAAATGCAAAAGGTGAAGAAAGTGAAGGCCTTGCTGGACTATCAGAAGACTGGCCTTTACTGGAGGAGCATGGTGGGGGCTGGGCAGACGGCAACAACAACAGTCCTGTGGATGACGACCAGCGAGAGTTTGAAGAGCCCTCCAACATCCTGTCCAACATAGCCTCTGGGATGGCAGAGGTCCAGAGGTTTATGAAGGTGTCAATCGAGCCACTGTGGGACCCCATGTCTGGACTCTGTCAGCCTCCAGATGCCAACAGCCTTAAAACTAAGACACTTAAAATCCTGGCGGGAACAACAGCTAACGTCAGGAAAAAGGGTGGTTATACCACCTCCGCTGTGGCAGGAAGGGGCAGGAAGGCAGCTGGCATGGGagccaaaaaccaagccaagttAATTCCTTCAAACCCCTTCTTCCCCCCTCTCATGCTGGACTGCAACGTGTTCAACAAGTCCAGCCTCGGTATACCTGGCATCTGTGGGCCcgcacacaaaaaaatgtaccGTCACAAAACCGGTGCAAAATTTGCTCGAGACGAAAACAATACAGGGAAGCGGGACTCGAGCAAGAACGTGGCTCTGATGGCCTCTTATGAGAAACGGAGGTAA